The Pseudopipra pipra isolate bDixPip1 chromosome Z, bDixPip1.hap1, whole genome shotgun sequence nucleotide sequence CAAGCTCAGTAACACTGAAGTAAATAAGGAAGATcagcagctgggagggatgCCATCTTTCAATCATTTCCAGCCACGTGAAAGGGGTGAAGTCATCGAGTGGGAGTTCCTGACCGGAAAATTTCTGTATTCCATGGTGGAGAACCAGCCACCCCGGCAGAGCCTGAGCAGCGTGGTGCGGGCTGCACTGGATGACACTGTGATGCAAGTCATGGAAATGATAAACGAGAACTCTAGATCCAGAGGAAGGCTCATTGATTTCAAGGAAATACAGTATGGCTACCGCAGGGTGGACCCTCTGCATGGAGTAGAGTACATTCTGGATTTGCTGCTTTTGTACAAAAGGCACAAAGGAAGGAAAGTTACAGTTCCAGTGAGACGCCACGCTTACCTTCAGCAATTGTTTAGCAAACCTTTCTTCAAAGAAGCAGAAGAGCTGGATGTAAGAAGCTTGCTGGAGGATACCAACACTGACACTCagtctttctctttcctttcaaattctttaaagattttttcctCATCGTTCCAAGGCACCAAAGACATTGGGGGACACAGTGACAAGAAAATACATATCCTCGTCCCTATCACGGGAAGATTTGATATTTTCTCAAGATTTATGGATAACTTTGAGAAGACTTGTCTGATTCCCAGGCAGAATGTAAAGTTGGCAATAATTCTCTTCAGTTCCGAGCCAGGCCAAGACTCCAGCAAACACGTAGAACTAATGAAAGAATACAGCATTAAATATCCTAAGGCAGATATGACCCTGATTCCAATGGCAGGCAAGTTTTCTAGAGGTTTAGGTCTTGAGATGGCCTCATCTCAGTTTGACAATGGCACTTTGCTGCTATTTTGTGATGTTGATCTGGTATTCACACCAGACTTCCTCCAGCGATGCAGAGATAACACTATTCAGGGAGAACAGGTTTACTATCCTATCATCTTCAGCCAATATGATCCAAAAGTAATATATGGAGACAACCCTCCAGCTGACAGTAgttttgttttcacaaaaaGAACTGGATTTTGGAGGGAGTATGGATTTGGAATTACCTGTATTTACAAAAGTGATCTGCTTACTGCTGGTGGATTTGATACCTCTATTCAAGGCTGGGGACTTGAGGATGTAGACCTCTTTACTAAAGTGATAACGTCTGGCTTGAAAGCTTTCAGAAGTCAGGAAGTAGGAGTTGTCCATATTTTTCATCCCGTTCATTGTGACCCCAATTTAGATCCGAAACAATATAAAATGTGCTTGGGGTCCAAAGCAAGTACATTTGCCTCTACCATGCAGCTCGCTGGACTCTGGCTACAGAAACATTTGGGTGTCAGGTACAACTGGACTCTGTCCTG carries:
- the CHSY3 gene encoding chondroitin sulfate synthase 3 — encoded protein: MAARSRRPWLSVVLGLVLGFTAASWLIAPRVAELSEKKRRGASLCSYYGRALGPGAARGAAAGGQQAPPEAPAVLGGTSFRSSPWELPPAAAEGTVSSPAAGGEGEPEEEEEGGEKRSGRPGGSHNGSGDWGGAPGCAKPRNFLYVGVMTAQKYLGSRAVAAQRTWAPSVPGRVEFFSSQGSAAPPGLPPLPVVALPGVDDSYPPQKKSFMMIKYMHDHYLDKYEWFMRADDDVYIKGEKLEEFLRSLNSSKPLYLGQTGLGNIEELGKLGLEPGENFCMGGPGMIFSREVLRRMVPHIGECLREMYTTHEDVEVGRCVRRFGGTQCVWSYEMQQLFHENYEHNRKGYIQDLHNSKIHAAITLHPNKRPAYQYRLHNYILSRKISDLRYRTIQLHRESALMSKLSNTEVNKEDQQLGGMPSFNHFQPRERGEVIEWEFLTGKFLYSMVENQPPRQSLSSVVRAALDDTVMQVMEMINENSRSRGRLIDFKEIQYGYRRVDPLHGVEYILDLLLLYKRHKGRKVTVPVRRHAYLQQLFSKPFFKEAEELDVRSLLEDTNTDTQSFSFLSNSLKIFSSSFQGTKDIGGHSDKKIHILVPITGRFDIFSRFMDNFEKTCLIPRQNVKLAIILFSSEPGQDSSKHVELMKEYSIKYPKADMTLIPMAGKFSRGLGLEMASSQFDNGTLLLFCDVDLVFTPDFLQRCRDNTIQGEQVYYPIIFSQYDPKVIYGDNPPADSSFVFTKRTGFWREYGFGITCIYKSDLLTAGGFDTSIQGWGLEDVDLFTKVITSGLKAFRSQEVGVVHIFHPVHCDPNLDPKQYKMCLGSKASTFASTMQLAGLWLQKHLGVRYNWTLS